The Deltaproteobacteria bacterium nucleotide sequence CACCGCACTTGTCCTCGTCCCAGGTGGCATCTACGGGGCCATTACGCTATCGAGCAGTCGAGCCGCCTTAGCTCAGGTCATTGGGCGACAGCTGGTTGAAGAAGCACGCCATAGTGCCGATCGTCTGGCCTCCACATTTCGTTCTGAACGCGAACGACTCGCATCGTTTGCTGCTCAGGACGTTATGCGCGAGGTTCGCATTGCTGATCTCGACAAACGGATCTCCTCATTTCTCATCTCTGCCAAGCTTGGCTGCCCGGCATGTATTGACCTGTTGGTCTTCGACCGTAGCAACCGGGTCGTTGCTTCAAGTAACCCGTCCTGGATTGGGGAGAATGACCGCTTGACGCCCGGCGGAGGGGTTACACAAGAAACGATCGAGGGACCGTTCCGCACGACCAATGCGGTCAATGGCCTTATTCGCCTCACGGTACCAGTGCCAGATCCAGAATCGCCCCAGGTGCAGGTTGGCCGTCTGGTTGCCCTGTTCGACTGTGAGCAAGAAATAGATGCGCTCTCGCGTCTACGCGAGAACCTTGCGACGGTCAGTCTCGCCGCTGATGTGCTTATTCTAGACGATCGTGGCATCGTCATTGGCGCCGCGCCGCGCTCAGGAGGACGGTGGCAGTTGGGAGACACTGCGACTCTCCGACTAGTGAAGAGCGAAGGGCCGACCGCGACCGGTCACATTGATTCTGCCGCGCACATGTTAGTCGGTCATGCGAAACTCCCTGATGACCTACCTGCCTGGACGGTTGTGGTAGCTGTACCGCTCGCCAACGCCTTTGCGCCGGTGCAACGTATGGCAACGCGGTTAGCAACAGCTCTCGGGGTAACGTTATTGATCGCTCTCACTGTCGCGGTCATTGCCGCCCGCCGAGTGACACGCCCACTCGCGGAACTGACACACGCGGCAGAGATGGTTGGGCGTGGTGCACGGCCAGTGTCGACCGTGCCGGTACGTTCCCGTGATGAGATCGGAACCTTAACCGAAGCCTTCAACCGCATGGCAAGCGATCTCACCCGAGCCGAGCATGAGCTAGTCGATGCGGCAAAGTTTTCTTTCGTTGGTGAACTTGCGGCGGGGGTCGCGCACGAGGTTCGCACCCCGCTCGGCGTGTTGCGCAGTTCAGCGCAGCTCTTGGAAAGGTCGCTCGAAGTGAAAGATGAGGAGTCACACGAACTCCTGCGACTGCTGCAAGATGAGGTCGATCGCATCGAACGGATCGTCTCGGCCCTGCTTGAGCTTGGCCGCCCGCGTGAGATGCATGCAGAACCCTCACCATTGGGCCAGATTCTGTTTCGTGCCGCCGATTTCATTGAGGTGCAAGCGCGCCAGAAACAGATTACTCTTCAGCGTTCTCCGCTTGAGCCCGACCCGATTGTG carries:
- a CDS encoding HAMP domain-containing histidine kinase, whose translation is MNTEQASVYSLRTKLLFFATALVLVPGGIYGAITLSSSRAALAQVIGRQLVEEARHSADRLASTFRSERERLASFAAQDVMREVRIADLDKRISSFLISAKLGCPACIDLLVFDRSNRVVASSNPSWIGENDRLTPGGGVTQETIEGPFRTTNAVNGLIRLTVPVPDPESPQVQVGRLVALFDCEQEIDALSRLRENLATVSLAADVLILDDRGIVIGAAPRSGGRWQLGDTATLRLVKSEGPTATGHIDSAAHMLVGHAKLPDDLPAWTVVVAVPLANAFAPVQRMATRLATALGVTLLIALTVAVIAARRVTRPLAELTHAAEMVGRGARPVSTVPVRSRDEIGTLTEAFNRMASDLTRAEHELVDAAKFSFVGELAAGVAHEVRTPLGVLRSSAQLLERSLEVKDEESHELLRLLQDEVDRIERIVSALLELGRPREMHAEPSPLGQILFRAADFIEVQARQKQITLQRSPLEPDPIVYCDPELIYQVALNLLVNAVQVLPEGGTIAIAPLPARGGYAGFEIRDDGPGMPEDVRAHVFEPFFTRREGGAGLGLTLVQRIVHEHRGRVAVESAVGQGTVFRITLPVAEVTT